In one window of Deltaproteobacteria bacterium DNA:
- a CDS encoding extracellular solute-binding protein, with protein sequence MSSNLPDMKLLMVALVAALYAIAPNNLQAQTLDQLVAGAKSEGKLVIYASAAAQQLQMYLAAFNKRYPFIKTEYFRTDKQKLMTRVLLEEQAKQRLADVVHTSVIETHILKKRGALSRYVPMESATYPSQYKDPDGYWTSVYASGTLLGFNTRQVKRADAPKSYEDLLNPRWKNAMAIDNTKIEWFSMLLKLKGRGFMEKLAAQNAQVMAGNTNLLNLLAAGEFAVMAGVYEYSVDNLKSKGAPVDWIGLEPVITYTVAASLPSQPAHPFAAKLFIEWLLTKEGQEVINQYGRVPIRDDIDSKYGKLLKQHKLLMTDVDLSQREVEVNEMIRKLFR encoded by the coding sequence ATGTCATCTAACTTGCCCGACATGAAATTGCTGATGGTCGCTCTTGTTGCCGCTCTCTATGCGATTGCGCCCAATAACCTACAGGCCCAGACGCTTGACCAGCTTGTCGCCGGCGCGAAAAGCGAAGGCAAACTGGTGATCTACGCTTCCGCCGCGGCGCAGCAGCTGCAAATGTATCTCGCTGCCTTCAACAAACGCTATCCGTTTATCAAGACCGAGTACTTTCGCACCGACAAACAAAAACTGATGACCCGCGTGCTGCTCGAAGAACAAGCCAAGCAACGCCTCGCCGACGTCGTCCACACCAGCGTCATAGAAACCCATATACTCAAAAAGCGCGGCGCGCTGAGCCGCTACGTGCCGATGGAGTCGGCAACCTATCCCAGTCAATACAAAGATCCCGACGGCTACTGGACCTCGGTGTACGCCAGCGGCACCTTGCTAGGATTCAACACACGGCAAGTCAAACGTGCGGATGCGCCAAAGAGCTACGAAGACTTGTTAAACCCAAGGTGGAAAAACGCCATGGCCATCGACAACACCAAGATCGAATGGTTCTCCATGCTGCTCAAGCTCAAGGGCCGCGGCTTCATGGAAAAACTCGCGGCGCAGAACGCTCAGGTTATGGCGGGCAACACCAATTTGCTCAACCTGCTCGCCGCCGGCGAGTTCGCGGTCATGGCGGGCGTGTACGAATATTCGGTTGATAACCTCAAAAGCAAAGGCGCGCCGGTGGACTGGATCGGCCTCGAACCGGTGATCACCTACACGGTCGCCGCATCGTTGCCGTCACAGCCAGCCCATCCCTTCGCCGCCAAGCTATTCATCGAATGGCTGCTCACCAAGGAAGGCCAGGAAGTAATCAACCAATACGGCCGCGTGCCGATCCGCGACGACATCGATTCGAAGTACGGTAAACTGTTGAAGCAGCACAAACTGCTAATGACCGACGTCGATCTCAGCCAGCGGGAAGTTGAAGTGAACGAGATGATCCGCAAATTATTCCGATGA
- a CDS encoding molybdopterin oxidoreductase: MIETLHTYCAMCTSRCGVIATVEDGKLISVNADPDHPNGCICVKGSAAPQIVYAPDRLQFPMVRTRAKGDPNPGWVRIAWEQALNLAQLRLTDIKDNHGAEAVIFSRATTAGSSAIDFDGWLQRLANAFGSPNLLTSNHICTWNRRVGSKYTYGSTMPLPDFDNTKCMLIWGINPPATSPAQAMRISRARNRGAKLIVIDPRKTTLAAKADCWLRVRPGTDGELAMAMIHVLLEEDLFDADFARTWTNATCLVRSDNGQMLPGMGSAALFGSVTVKLADGKSLEYRPVLQLLKEAAAPYAPELSETITTVPAKEVRKAVRLFAKEKPSSYCTWVGLEQDHDAMQTNRAVCIFYALTGQYDRRGSNVLFAATPTNSITGRELLSQAQAVLRLGSEKHPLGPPVDPGIVQAAEVYDAILTGKPYPVKAAVLFGTDPLLGHGGPLRGKAAFEALDFYVHVDTTLNPSANFADLILPATTCWERAALLPSFEIAEDTVNWCQLRPAVATPIAESRSEMEIIFDLAKRLGLTQQFFDGDMDAALAHQLAPASISLEQLKQNPLGVRANVSTRYQKYAAFDATSGKPRGFDTPSGKIEIYSKPFAAAGYAPLPQFAAQAESNDRYPLTLTFFRDIHFCDQQHRNIPNLRRGVPEPFVEMHSRVAQAQGITNGEWISLETKSGKVRLKAKFNDALHADVVTTVYGWWQGCEELNLAGHDPFSPNGANANLLIDNSDVDPISASVAHRGQRCRVSKLVH; encoded by the coding sequence ATGATCGAAACCCTCCACACCTACTGCGCCATGTGCACTTCGCGCTGCGGCGTGATCGCCACGGTCGAGGATGGCAAATTGATCAGCGTCAACGCCGACCCCGATCATCCCAACGGCTGCATCTGCGTCAAAGGCAGCGCCGCGCCACAAATCGTCTACGCGCCAGATCGATTGCAATTTCCCATGGTGCGCACCCGCGCCAAAGGCGACCCCAATCCCGGCTGGGTGCGCATCGCTTGGGAGCAAGCCCTCAATCTTGCCCAGTTACGACTAACTGACATCAAAGACAATCACGGCGCCGAAGCCGTGATTTTTTCCCGCGCGACCACGGCGGGCAGCTCCGCCATCGATTTCGACGGCTGGCTGCAACGCTTGGCGAATGCCTTCGGCAGTCCCAATCTTCTAACATCGAATCACATCTGCACCTGGAACCGCCGTGTAGGATCGAAATACACCTACGGCAGCACCATGCCGCTGCCCGACTTCGACAACACGAAGTGCATGCTCATCTGGGGCATCAACCCTCCGGCGACTTCGCCGGCGCAGGCGATGCGAATCAGTCGCGCGCGCAATCGCGGCGCCAAGCTGATCGTCATCGACCCACGAAAAACTACGTTGGCAGCGAAGGCAGATTGCTGGCTCCGCGTCCGGCCGGGAACAGACGGCGAGCTGGCAATGGCGATGATCCATGTGCTGCTCGAAGAAGACCTTTTCGACGCCGACTTCGCACGTACCTGGACCAACGCAACCTGCTTGGTTCGCAGCGACAACGGGCAGATGCTGCCAGGAATGGGTTCTGCCGCACTCTTTGGCAGCGTCACTGTGAAGCTCGCCGACGGGAAATCGCTGGAGTACCGGCCCGTCCTACAATTACTCAAAGAAGCCGCCGCGCCCTACGCGCCGGAATTATCCGAAACCATCACCACGGTGCCAGCCAAAGAAGTCAGAAAAGCGGTGCGGCTGTTCGCCAAAGAGAAACCGTCAAGCTACTGCACCTGGGTCGGCCTCGAACAAGACCACGACGCCATGCAAACCAACCGCGCCGTCTGCATCTTCTACGCTCTCACCGGCCAATACGATCGGCGTGGCAGCAATGTGCTTTTCGCCGCGACGCCAACGAATTCGATCACGGGGCGTGAACTACTGTCCCAAGCGCAGGCGGTGCTGCGCCTAGGCAGTGAAAAACATCCCCTCGGCCCGCCGGTTGATCCCGGAATCGTTCAGGCCGCGGAAGTCTACGACGCGATCCTCACCGGTAAACCGTATCCCGTAAAAGCCGCGGTCTTATTTGGCACCGATCCGCTGTTAGGCCACGGCGGTCCATTGCGCGGCAAAGCCGCCTTCGAAGCCCTCGACTTTTACGTTCACGTCGACACGACGCTCAATCCCAGCGCCAACTTCGCCGACTTGATCTTGCCGGCAACGACCTGCTGGGAGCGCGCAGCACTGCTGCCTTCGTTCGAAATCGCCGAGGACACGGTCAACTGGTGCCAGCTGCGTCCCGCAGTTGCGACACCGATTGCTGAATCGCGCTCTGAAATGGAAATCATCTTCGACCTAGCCAAACGTCTAGGGCTGACTCAACAATTCTTCGACGGCGACATGGACGCCGCGCTCGCTCATCAACTCGCGCCGGCAAGCATTTCGCTTGAACAACTAAAACAGAATCCCCTTGGTGTGAGAGCCAACGTCTCGACTCGTTATCAAAAGTACGCAGCGTTCGATGCGACGAGCGGCAAGCCGCGCGGTTTCGACACGCCGTCGGGTAAGATCGAAATCTACTCGAAACCGTTCGCAGCAGCTGGATACGCGCCTCTGCCACAATTCGCAGCGCAAGCAGAATCGAACGATCGATATCCCCTAACCCTGACTTTTTTCCGCGACATCCATTTCTGCGACCAACAACACCGCAACATTCCAAACTTGCGACGCGGCGTTCCCGAACCGTTCGTCGAGATGCATTCGCGCGTTGCGCAGGCACAGGGAATTACCAACGGCGAATGGATTTCACTTGAAACCAAGAGCGGCAAGGTCAGACTCAAAGCGAAATTCAACGATGCTCTGCACGCAGATGTCGTGACAACGGTCTACGGCTGGTGGCAAGGCTGCGAAGAATTGAATCTCGCCGGCCACGATCCGTTCAGCCCCAACGGCGCCAACGCCAATCTACTGATTGACAACTCCGACGTCGATCCGATCAGCGCGTCGGTGGCCCATCGCGGCCAGCGTTGTCGCGTGAGCAAGTTAGTGCATTGA
- a CDS encoding glyoxalase, with product MVENPHSNTNKVVRIKFMANGKSPIAVKKLGHVVYSVSNLERSMKFWTEIMGFKFSDKNEGGMVFFRTATDHHTIALMEATDKNELPKRGQLGFDHMAFEVGSVSELFKIREFLKSKGVTIFYEGRRGPGGNPGVEFYDPDGYKIEIYATMDQVGTDGKSRPANEWNRATTLEEAVAKPLPHAEYH from the coding sequence ATGGTAGAAAACCCTCACTCAAACACAAACAAAGTAGTAAGGATAAAATTTATGGCAAACGGAAAAAGTCCCATCGCCGTCAAGAAGCTCGGCCACGTAGTCTACTCGGTGAGCAACTTGGAACGGAGCATGAAGTTCTGGACCGAGATCATGGGCTTCAAATTTTCCGACAAGAACGAAGGCGGCATGGTGTTTTTCCGCACCGCCACTGACCACCACACCATCGCCTTGATGGAAGCAACCGACAAAAATGAATTGCCCAAGCGCGGCCAGTTGGGCTTCGACCACATGGCGTTCGAAGTCGGCAGCGTCTCGGAGCTGTTCAAGATCCGTGAATTTCTCAAATCAAAAGGCGTGACGATTTTCTACGAAGGCCGGCGCGGCCCCGGCGGCAATCCCGGCGTCGAGTTCTACGATCCGGACGGCTACAAGATCGAAATCTACGCGACCATGGACCAAGTCGGCACGGACGGCAAAAGCCGGCCCGCCAACGAATGGAACCGCGCGACCACGCTTGAAGAAGCGGTAGCCAAGCCGCTGCCCCACGCCGAATATCATTAA
- a CDS encoding Rne/Rng family ribonuclease gives MKQEIFINSTPQESRIAIVEDGLLAEFLIERKEEMGVAGNIYKGKVARVLPGMQAAFIEIGMEKAGFLHASDFSEPDEVHLGGEDVEFEEAPPKPQSSRRLPLEKQLSRGEELLVQVAKDPLGTKGARVTCHISLPGRYMVFMPGTRHIGISRRIESDEERKRLKEIAQSLGTESGGFILRTACEGLSKREIQRDLLFLTKLWAGIQQKAESASAPALIHQDLDLIARTIRDFFTADTDKVVIDSPKDHRRVVEFVSHFMPRLKSKIVLHDDKEPLFEQQAIEEKVVKALDRRVWLRSGGYLIIERTEALTAVDVNTGRFVGKRSQEETIFKTNLEAVQEVVRQLRLRNLGGIIIIDFIDMEKDGNRKKVYDALRDALKNDKARTNILKISELGLVEMTRQRTRESLENQLLRSCPHCEGRGRIKSAPTIAYDVLRAIKRRYPIVDSGKNIVVRLHPDIANFLYDEKNNSLENLEREINHRIIIKASQELHHEKYEITEA, from the coding sequence TTGCCGGCAATATTTACAAAGGCAAAGTCGCGCGCGTGCTGCCCGGCATGCAGGCCGCCTTCATCGAGATCGGCATGGAAAAAGCCGGCTTTCTCCATGCCTCGGATTTCTCGGAACCGGATGAAGTGCATCTCGGCGGCGAGGATGTCGAGTTCGAAGAAGCGCCGCCCAAGCCCCAGTCGTCGCGTCGCTTGCCGCTGGAAAAACAGCTTTCACGCGGCGAGGAACTCTTGGTGCAAGTCGCCAAGGATCCCCTCGGCACCAAGGGCGCGCGGGTGACCTGCCATATTTCGTTGCCCGGCCGTTACATGGTTTTCATGCCCGGCACGCGGCACATCGGCATTTCCCGGCGCATCGAAAGCGATGAAGAGCGCAAGCGCTTGAAAGAAATCGCGCAATCGTTGGGAACCGAGAGTGGCGGTTTCATTCTGCGCACCGCCTGCGAGGGTTTGAGCAAGCGCGAGATTCAGCGCGATCTTTTGTTTCTCACCAAACTTTGGGCCGGTATCCAGCAAAAAGCCGAAAGCGCCAGCGCGCCCGCTTTGATCCATCAGGATCTCGACCTGATCGCGCGCACGATCCGCGATTTTTTCACAGCCGACACCGATAAGGTGGTGATCGATTCGCCCAAGGATCATCGCCGCGTGGTCGAGTTCGTCAGCCACTTCATGCCGCGGCTGAAATCGAAAATCGTTCTCCACGACGACAAGGAGCCGCTGTTCGAGCAACAGGCGATCGAAGAAAAAGTCGTCAAGGCGTTGGACCGCCGCGTCTGGCTGCGCTCCGGCGGTTATCTGATCATCGAGCGCACCGAGGCGCTCACCGCTGTCGATGTGAATACCGGCCGCTTCGTCGGCAAGCGCAGCCAGGAAGAGACCATCTTCAAAACCAATCTCGAAGCGGTGCAGGAAGTGGTCCGTCAGCTGCGCCTGCGCAATCTCGGCGGCATCATCATCATCGACTTCATCGACATGGAGAAAGACGGCAACCGAAAAAAAGTTTACGACGCGCTCAGGGATGCGCTCAAGAATGATAAAGCGCGCACCAATATTTTAAAGATCTCCGAACTCGGCCTGGTGGAAATGACCCGCCAGCGTACGCGTGAGAGTTTGGAAAATCAGCTGCTGCGCTCCTGTCCCCATTGCGAAGGACGAGGCCGGATCAAATCCGCGCCGACCATCGCCTACGATGTGCTGCGCGCGATCAAGCGGCGCTATCCGATCGTTGACAGCGGCAAGAACATCGTCGTGCGTTTACACCCCGACATCGCCAACTTTCTCTACGACGAAAAAAACAACAGCCTGGAAAACCTCGAACGGGAAATCAACCACCGCATCATCATCAAAGCCAGCCAAGAACTGCACCACGAGAAATACGAAATCACCGAAGCGTAA